In Fundulus heteroclitus isolate FHET01 chromosome 16, MU-UCD_Fhet_4.1, whole genome shotgun sequence, a single genomic region encodes these proteins:
- the LOC105933018 gene encoding uncharacterized protein LOC105933018: MQGLKMSRKLIICVAVSVILTSVYAARRSLNSISDLTNCPLSERTNIIELLHWFANKVYIHDRICLTFDPTSAYGSHHYGNYGNLLDPLPRGYQYYTIGNIYEEDSESLPDYVRNPRRRNINHNKARIIIRVNKGNAAPRAGQTIDQVYITQHYDGSDDYDPDHTYRITPSLLQAVRRRGIDELQQLVSSSQRENPSTHLHGIQHSVHPTSST, translated from the coding sequence GGATTGAAGATGTCGAGAAAACTCATTATCTGTGTGGCTGTGAGCGTCATTTTGACCTCAGTGTACGCCGCACGTAGAAGCCTGAACTCCATCAGTGATCTGACCAACTGTCCCCTCTCTGAGCGCACAAACATTATAGAGCTGCTTCACTGGTTTGCCAACAAAGTTTACATTCATGACCGCATCTGTCTTACCTTTGACCCGACCTCTGCTTACGGCTCGCATCATTATGGAAATTATGGAAATCTGCTGGATCCACTTCCTCGGGGGTACCAATACTACACTATTGGGAATATTTATGAAGAAGATTCAGAATCACTCCCGGACTACGTAAGAAATCCACGGAGGAGGAATATTAACCACAACAAAGCTCGGATCATAATTAGAGTCAACAAAGGCAACGCAGCACCTCGAGCTGGACAGACAATAGACCAAGTGTACATCACTCAGCACTATGACGGATCTGATGACTACGATCCAGACCACACATATAGAATCACGCCCAGCCTTTTACAGGCAGTCAGACGGAGAGGCATTGATGAACTCCAGCAGCTCGTCAGTAGCTCACAGAGAGAAAACCCATCTACTCATCTACACGGGATCCAACATTCAGTTCACCCCACAAGCTCAACTTAA